The Planococcus donghaensis genome contains a region encoding:
- a CDS encoding tripartite tricarboxylate transporter TctB family protein, with protein sequence MPLTINRRIALILFVIAAIYLFLSFQLPNYPYAPVDADVIPKGLGILMIILSVALFFSKAIETEAEKEKRNIPKKELLVLLAVFAMIFLYILLFEIIGFVIMTAIFIFFCSWFLGYTKWKSNIIVSILFPLGMYVIFVFALGISLPKGILPI encoded by the coding sequence TTGCCGTTAACCATCAATCGAAGAATAGCTCTAATCTTATTTGTTATAGCAGCCATTTATTTGTTTTTAAGCTTTCAATTACCGAATTATCCATATGCACCAGTAGATGCCGATGTGATACCAAAAGGACTAGGCATCTTAATGATTATTTTATCTGTTGCTCTCTTTTTCTCTAAAGCTATTGAAACCGAGGCGGAAAAAGAGAAACGCAATATTCCTAAAAAAGAATTATTGGTTTTACTAGCTGTTTTTGCCATGATTTTTCTTTATATTTTATTATTTGAAATCATTGGATTTGTCATTATGACTGCAATTTTCATCTTTTTCTGTTCATGGTTTTTAGGATATACCAAATGGAAATCCAACATTATTGTTTCAATCTTATTTCCTTTAGGGATGTATGTGATCTTTGTTTTTGCTTTAGGAATTTCGCTACCTAAAGGCATTTTACCAATATAG